Proteins co-encoded in one Muntiacus reevesi chromosome 13, mMunRee1.1, whole genome shotgun sequence genomic window:
- the GGT5 gene encoding glutathione hydrolase 5 proenzyme, whose product MAQGRGAAVSLVLLGLGLALAIIVPAVVVSRHRVHCGPQAFAHAAVAADSKTCSDVGRAILQQRGSPVDAAIAALVCTGVVNPQSMGLGGGVIFTIYNATTGKVEVINARETVPSSPVPALLDQCEQAQPLGIGAQWIGVPGELRGYAEAHRRHGRLPWAQLFTPTIALLRGDFRVPTVLASFLHSPFLRPALTKSSLRQLFFNGTEPLRLQDPLPWPMLAATLETVAAEGADALYTGRLGQLLLEDIAKEGSQLTLQDLASFQPEVADALAMPLGDYTLYSPPPPAGGAILSFILNVLKGFNFSAESVAGLEGRVNLYHHLVETLKFAGGQRWRLWDPRSHPEVQNASRDLLGEALAQHIRQQMDARGDHPLDHYSLAGAWTHKMGTAHVSVLGEDGSAVAATSTINTPFGAMVYSPRTGILLNNELLDLCWRHSRGSRATPPPVPGERPPSSMVPSILVSAARGSKLVIGGAGGELIISAVAQAIVNKLWLGFDLEAAIKAPILHVDSKGQVEFEPSFSQEVQKGLQDRGQEQSKRPFFLNVVQAVSQDGACVHATADPRKGGEPSGY is encoded by the exons ATGGCCCAGGGCCGCGGGGCCGCGGTCagcctggtcctgctggggctggggctggcacTGGCCATCATTGTGCCCGCCGTGGTCGTCTCCCGGCACCGCGTCCACTGCGGCCCCCAGGCTTTTGCCCATGCCGCGGTCGCTGCGGACTCCAAGACCTGCTCGGACGTTGGGCG GGCCATCCTCCAGCAGCGCGGCTCGCCGGTGGACGCCGCCATCGCGGCTCTGGTCTGCACCGGGGTCGTCAACCCCCAGAGCATGGGCCTGGGTGGAGGGGTCATCTTCACTATCTACAATGCTACCACAG GGAAGGTGGAAGTCATCAACGCTAGGGAGACGGTGCCCTCCAGCCCCGTCCCGGCTCTGCTGGACCAGTGCGAGCAGGCCCAGCCTCTGGGCATAG GCGCGCAGTGGATCGGGGTGCCCGGGGAGCTCCGCGGCTACGCTGAGGCCCACCGCCGCCACGGCCGCCTGCCCTGGGCGCAGCTCTTCACGCCCACCATCGCGCTGCTCCGGGGGGACTTCCGCGTGCCCACCGTCCTCGCCAGCTTCCTGCACAGCCCCTTCCTGCGCCCCGCCCTTACGAAGTCGTCCCTGAG gcagcTCTTCTTCAATGGGACAGAACCCCTGAGGCTTCAGGACCCACTGCCGTGGCCTATGCTGGCCGCCACCCTGGAGACCGTGGCTGCAGAAGGCGCGGATGCCCTCTACACGGGGCGGCTGGGCCAGCTGCTGCTGGAGGACATCGCCAAGGAAG GTAGTCAGCTGACCCTGCAGGACTTGGCATCCTTCCAGCCTGAGGTGGCAGATGCCCTGGCCATGCCCCTGGGTGACTATACCCTGTACTCGCCGCCGCCGCCTGCTGGGGGCGCCATTCTCAGCTTCATCCTCAACGTGCTCAAAG ggttCAACTTTTCCGCCGAGTCGGTGGCCGGGCTGGAGGGGAGAGTGAACTTGTACCATCACCTCGTGGAGACACTCAAGTTTGCTGGGGGGCAGAGGTGGCGGCTGTGGGACCCTCGAAGCCACCCAGAGGTCCAG AACGCCTCCCGGGACCTGCTGGGGGAGGCTCTGGCCCAGCATATCCGCCAGCAGATGGACGCCCGGGGTGACCACCCGCTCGACCACTACAGCCTGGCCGGGGCCTGGACCCACAAGATGGGCACGGCCCACGTGTCCGTGCTGGGCGAGGATGGCAGCGCCGTGGCCGCCACCAGCACCATCAACACGCC CTTTGGAGCCATGGTGTACTCACCACGCACGGGCATCCTTCTCAACAACGAGCTTCTGGACCTGTGCTGGCGGCACTCACGAGGCTCCAGAGCCACGCCCCCGCCCG TTCCAGGTGAGCGGCCCCCGTCGTCCATGGTCCCCTCCATCTTGGTCAGCGCAGCCCGGGGGTCGAAGCTGGTGATCGGCGGGGCTGGCGGGGAACTCATTATCTCTGCGGTGGCCCAA GCCATCGTGAACAAGCTGTGGCTGGGCTTTGACCTGGAAGCCGCCATCAAGGCCCCCATCCTGCACGTGGACAGCAAGGGGCAGGTGGAGTTCGAGCCCAGCTTCAGCCAG gaGGTTCAGAAGGGGCTCCAGGACCGGGGCCAAGAGCAGAGCAAGAGGCCCTTCTTCCTGAACGTGGTCCAGGCCGTGTCCCAGGACGGGGCCTGCGTGCATGCCACAGCGGACCCGCGGAAGGGCGGAGAGCCCTCGGGCTACTGA